The Geothrix sp. genome window below encodes:
- a CDS encoding outer membrane protein transport protein: protein MACPLRPSRTLLAFLITGSTAGTLLGSGFQLREQSPSAQGNAYAGISAGGTDIGSMFFNVATLTRFEGNQAVLGFSSITPSARLEGGSASRATPLGGSPVSGTAGGDAGRQAVLPVAYALWSASPDLKLGLSLNSPFGLGSEYEANWIGRYHAIKSQITVVEVAPSLAWRVDSRWSLGAAVVARYVDAELTNAVDFGAVGAALRIPGYIPGTQDGAVKVTGKQWKYGYKLGVLFEPTRDLRLGAAYHSRIDFALKGDVHYEGVPAALKAAFQDGGATPRANQPATASLGAAWEVTPGLSLQAEAARTFWSCFQDIRIEFASGQSTSVTEEKWKDTWFLSLGTTWKPNDTWTFRAGLARDQAATSDAYRTPRIPDADRTWLSAGAGYAFSKAFALDLGYSYIFVKDSTLNLKAGSPGNPDFFRGNLSGTYRNRIQVLALQARYSF from the coding sequence ATGGCCTGCCCCCTTCGCCCTTCCCGCACCCTCCTGGCCTTCCTGATCACCGGCTCCACGGCCGGAACGCTGCTGGGATCGGGCTTTCAGTTGCGGGAGCAGAGCCCCAGCGCCCAGGGCAACGCCTACGCCGGCATCAGCGCCGGGGGCACCGACATCGGCAGCATGTTCTTCAATGTGGCCACCCTCACCCGCTTCGAAGGGAACCAGGCCGTGCTGGGCTTTAGCAGCATCACCCCCTCAGCCCGCCTGGAAGGCGGTTCCGCCTCCAGGGCCACCCCCCTGGGCGGCAGCCCGGTCAGCGGCACCGCGGGTGGCGATGCGGGCCGCCAGGCGGTCCTCCCCGTCGCTTACGCGCTCTGGAGCGCGAGCCCAGACCTGAAGCTGGGCCTTTCCCTGAACAGCCCCTTCGGTCTTGGCAGCGAGTACGAAGCCAACTGGATCGGCCGGTACCACGCGATCAAGTCCCAGATCACGGTGGTGGAAGTCGCCCCCAGCCTGGCCTGGCGCGTGGATTCCCGCTGGTCCCTGGGCGCTGCCGTGGTGGCCCGGTATGTGGACGCCGAACTGACCAACGCCGTGGACTTCGGTGCGGTGGGCGCGGCCCTTCGCATCCCCGGCTACATTCCGGGAACCCAGGACGGCGCCGTGAAGGTGACGGGAAAGCAGTGGAAATACGGCTACAAGCTGGGGGTCCTCTTTGAGCCCACCCGGGATCTGCGCCTCGGCGCGGCCTACCACTCCCGCATCGACTTCGCCCTGAAGGGAGATGTGCACTACGAGGGTGTCCCCGCGGCGTTGAAGGCGGCGTTCCAGGATGGAGGAGCCACCCCCCGGGCCAACCAGCCCGCCACCGCCTCCTTGGGTGCGGCCTGGGAGGTCACCCCGGGCCTGAGCCTCCAGGCGGAGGCTGCCCGGACCTTCTGGAGCTGCTTCCAGGACATCCGCATCGAGTTCGCCTCGGGCCAGAGCACCTCCGTCACCGAGGAGAAGTGGAAGGACACCTGGTTCCTGTCCCTGGGCACCACCTGGAAGCCGAACGACACCTGGACCTTCCGGGCCGGCCTGGCCAGGGACCAGGCGGCGACCTCGGACGCCTACCGCACCCCCCGCATTCCCGACGCGGACCGCACCTGGCTGAGTGCCGGCGCAGGCTACGCCTTCAGCAAGGCCTTCGCCTTGGACCTGGGCTACAGCTACATCTTCGTGAAGGATTCCACCCTGAATCTCAAGGCGGGCAGCCCCGGCAACCCGGACTTCTTCCGCGGCAACCTCTCCGGCACCTACCGCAATCGCATCCAGGTCCTGGCCCTGCAGGCCCGCTACAGCTTCTGA
- a CDS encoding molybdenum cofactor biosynthesis protein MoaE encodes MFGPEAETRMIPWIAVQEAPLDAMALRSVMEDPHAGALVLFEGRARDHHEGRPVLELAYEAYVPMAEKELGLLREKAIERYGLTRCAVHHRIGMVPLTEAAVLVVTSSAHRAESFQAAAWIMDEIKQRVPIWKRERYKDGSESWVECTHRFQMEP; translated from the coding sequence ATGTTTGGGCCTGAAGCGGAGACACGCATGATTCCCTGGATAGCGGTTCAGGAAGCGCCTCTGGACGCGATGGCTTTACGAAGTGTCATGGAAGACCCCCATGCCGGCGCCCTCGTGCTCTTCGAAGGCCGGGCGCGGGATCACCACGAAGGCCGCCCCGTGCTGGAGCTGGCCTACGAGGCCTATGTGCCCATGGCGGAGAAGGAGCTGGGCCTCCTGCGCGAAAAGGCCATCGAGCGCTACGGGCTCACCCGCTGCGCCGTCCACCACCGCATCGGCATGGTGCCCCTCACCGAGGCCGCCGTCCTCGTCGTCACCAGCAGCGCCCACCGCGCCGAGAGCTTCCAGGCCGCGGCCTGGATCATGGACGAGATCAAGCAGCGCGTGCCCATCTGGAAGCGGGAGCGATACAAAGACGGCTCCGAGAGCTGGGTCGAGTGCACGCACCGGTTCCAGATGGAGCCCTGA
- the lat gene encoding L-lysine 6-transaminase, with product MSMPHIDPNTVFDTLGRHMLVDGFHLVMDLEKSHGSWIVDARDGRKYLDFYTFFATTPLGHNHPRLREAAFVQRLGEIAVNKPANSDIYTTAFAEWVEAFGTHAAPDYLPHLFWIDGGSLAVENALKAAFDWKVRKNLAAGRGEKGSQVIHFREAFHGRSGYTLSLTNTADPRKYQYFPKFPWPRVPNPKLTFPMDLAKIEAAEAEAVAAIEAAVAQNPDDIACLIIEPIQGEGGDNHFRGEFLAKLRVLADRHEFLLIFDEVQTGFGATGQWWAHQWFGVQPDIIAFGKKAQTCGIAAGRRLDEVDSVFKVPSRINSTWGGNLVDMVRGTRIIEVIREEHLLEHGVKQGERLLKGLQEIHRDFPEFTANPRGRGLFCAMDIASPELRNAVVAKGHELGMMILSTGVKGLRFRPAMNLTTPDLDLGVELLRKAVAQVAAASPTLVG from the coding sequence ATGTCCATGCCTCACATCGATCCCAACACTGTCTTCGACACCCTCGGCCGCCACATGCTGGTGGACGGGTTCCACCTGGTGATGGACCTGGAGAAATCCCATGGTTCCTGGATCGTGGATGCCCGGGACGGCCGGAAGTACCTGGATTTCTATACCTTCTTCGCCACCACCCCCCTGGGCCACAACCACCCCCGCCTACGGGAGGCGGCCTTCGTCCAGCGCCTGGGCGAAATCGCCGTCAACAAGCCCGCCAACTCGGACATCTACACCACGGCCTTCGCGGAGTGGGTGGAGGCCTTCGGCACCCATGCGGCGCCTGACTACCTGCCCCACCTGTTCTGGATCGACGGCGGCTCCCTGGCGGTGGAGAACGCCCTGAAGGCGGCCTTCGACTGGAAGGTGCGCAAGAACCTGGCGGCGGGCAGGGGCGAGAAGGGCTCGCAGGTCATCCACTTCCGCGAGGCCTTCCACGGCCGCAGCGGCTACACGCTCAGCCTCACGAACACCGCCGATCCCCGGAAATACCAGTACTTCCCCAAGTTCCCCTGGCCCCGCGTGCCGAACCCCAAGCTCACCTTCCCCATGGACCTCGCCAAGATCGAGGCCGCGGAGGCCGAAGCCGTGGCTGCCATCGAAGCGGCCGTGGCCCAGAATCCCGACGACATCGCCTGCCTGATCATCGAACCCATCCAGGGCGAGGGCGGTGACAACCACTTCCGGGGCGAATTCCTGGCGAAGCTGAGGGTCCTGGCGGACCGTCATGAATTCCTGCTGATCTTCGACGAAGTGCAAACGGGCTTCGGCGCCACGGGCCAGTGGTGGGCCCACCAGTGGTTCGGCGTGCAGCCCGACATCATCGCCTTCGGCAAGAAGGCCCAGACCTGCGGCATCGCCGCCGGCCGGCGCCTCGACGAAGTGGACAGCGTGTTCAAGGTACCCAGCCGCATCAACAGCACCTGGGGCGGCAACCTGGTGGACATGGTGCGCGGCACGCGCATCATCGAGGTCATCCGCGAGGAGCACCTGCTGGAGCACGGCGTGAAGCAGGGCGAGCGCCTGCTCAAGGGCCTGCAGGAGATCCACCGCGACTTCCCCGAGTTCACCGCGAACCCCCGAGGCCGCGGCCTCTTCTGCGCCATGGACATCGCCAGCCCCGAGCTGCGCAATGCCGTGGTGGCCAAGGGCCACGAGCTGGGCATGATGATCCTCTCCACCGGCGTGAAGGGGCTGCGCTTCCGCCCCGCCATGAACCTCACGACCCCGGATCTGGACCTGGGCGTGGAGCTGCTCCGCAAGGCCGTGGCACAAGTGGCGGCCGCTTCCCCTACTCTGGTGGGATGA
- the rnhA gene encoding ribonuclease HI — protein MKIELYCDGACLGNPGPGGWGYLLRVHLATGIQEKEGSGPEADTTNNRMELMAAIRGLEALTKPCQVLLQSDSQYVVKGITSWLKDWKRRGWKKADGKPVLNADLWQALDAQLARHHVEARWVKGHAGHTENERVDRLANEAAQSLLAS, from the coding sequence ATGAAGATCGAGCTCTACTGCGATGGCGCATGTCTTGGGAACCCCGGCCCCGGTGGCTGGGGGTACCTGCTGAGGGTGCACCTCGCCACGGGGATCCAGGAAAAGGAAGGTTCCGGCCCCGAGGCCGACACCACCAACAACCGCATGGAGCTGATGGCCGCCATCCGCGGCCTGGAGGCCCTCACCAAGCCCTGCCAGGTGCTGCTCCAGAGCGATAGCCAGTATGTGGTGAAGGGCATCACCTCATGGCTGAAGGACTGGAAGCGGCGCGGCTGGAAGAAGGCCGACGGCAAGCCAGTCCTGAACGCGGACCTCTGGCAGGCGCTGGACGCCCAGTTGGCCCGGCACCATGTGGAGGCCCGCTGGGTGAAGGGTCACGCGGGCCACACGGAGAACGAGCGGGTGGACCGCCTGGCCAACGAGGCGGCGCAGTCCCTACTCGCTAGCTGA
- a CDS encoding TonB family protein, with protein sequence MGTYTRLGSYLLASDLASDPFGAIHRAVVITGSNFDRHALVRTFSEEMFQAGMNTRLSEAGRVVPLLGGARIYGLGYRVESGKAPHVAWDYVPGRSLAQLIEKARQEQIPFGVDHALTVIQGVAQGIVQMQAKGASHGVLSPHSVWVSFEGATQIVDAPYAALAKSMLAKAPTAKRKLAPYLQGPENDALQQDLFALGAVLYELLTFEQLPLGGDFQTLLDKATLKAAQEEAPLPAEIRAFLGRLLLGRQPFATVEAFNTELERVLYDGEYSPTTFNMAFFMHTLFREENDRDALAMKAEQGDNYLAYTAAGETLRSGATRVEHIDGHAAEEANQKNKTLLIGGGLAAVVILGLGYILFGRPKVDPAMQKQLAELQLLKVQIEQQKSDLDAKAKAETEKTAQLQKQLSETKSVEEKARIQKQLDEAQARKLEVERQQRLAEQKLAEQKAAEQKLAEQKKAAETKVAAAPPAPEPPKPQPMQEAQRPAAVPTQVPTPQTAAPQTMAPAVNNDQPARVTSQIAPAFPLRAVQMRWETNLDHFVRLKVFVSEQGHPLKVSVIEGVSGSYGFDEAAIEAANKSSFSPAVRDGKPVRGWTPEIVYKFPKRR encoded by the coding sequence ATGGGCACCTATACGCGCCTCGGGTCCTATCTGCTGGCCTCAGACCTGGCTAGCGATCCTTTCGGCGCGATCCATCGGGCCGTCGTCATCACCGGCAGCAACTTCGACCGCCACGCCCTGGTGCGGACCTTCTCGGAGGAGATGTTCCAGGCGGGCATGAACACCCGCTTGTCCGAAGCTGGCCGCGTGGTGCCCCTGCTGGGCGGCGCGCGCATCTACGGGCTGGGCTACCGGGTGGAGAGCGGCAAGGCGCCGCATGTGGCCTGGGACTATGTGCCCGGCCGCAGCCTCGCGCAGCTCATTGAGAAAGCCCGGCAGGAGCAGATCCCTTTCGGCGTCGATCATGCCCTCACGGTGATCCAGGGCGTGGCCCAGGGCATCGTGCAGATGCAGGCCAAGGGCGCCAGCCACGGCGTGCTGAGCCCGCACAGCGTGTGGGTGAGCTTCGAAGGCGCCACCCAGATCGTGGACGCCCCCTATGCCGCTCTGGCCAAGAGCATGCTGGCCAAGGCCCCCACAGCGAAGCGCAAGCTCGCACCCTACCTCCAGGGCCCCGAGAACGATGCCCTCCAGCAGGATCTGTTCGCGCTGGGCGCCGTGCTCTACGAACTGCTCACCTTCGAGCAGCTGCCCCTCGGCGGCGACTTCCAGACCCTCCTGGACAAGGCCACGCTCAAGGCCGCGCAGGAGGAGGCGCCCCTGCCCGCGGAGATCCGCGCCTTCCTGGGCCGCCTGCTGTTGGGCCGTCAGCCCTTCGCCACGGTAGAGGCCTTCAACACCGAGCTGGAGCGGGTGCTCTACGACGGCGAGTACAGCCCCACCACCTTCAACATGGCCTTCTTCATGCACACGCTGTTCCGGGAGGAGAACGACCGGGACGCGCTGGCCATGAAGGCGGAGCAGGGGGACAACTACCTGGCCTACACCGCCGCCGGCGAGACGCTGCGAAGCGGCGCCACCCGCGTGGAGCATATCGACGGGCACGCGGCGGAGGAGGCCAACCAGAAGAACAAGACCCTCCTCATCGGCGGCGGCCTGGCCGCGGTGGTGATCCTCGGTCTGGGCTACATCCTCTTCGGCCGCCCCAAGGTCGATCCAGCCATGCAGAAGCAGCTGGCGGAACTCCAGCTCCTGAAGGTGCAGATCGAGCAGCAGAAGTCCGACCTCGATGCCAAGGCCAAGGCCGAGACCGAGAAGACCGCCCAGCTCCAGAAGCAGCTGAGCGAAACGAAGTCCGTGGAAGAGAAGGCCCGGATCCAGAAGCAGCTGGACGAGGCCCAGGCCCGCAAGCTTGAAGTGGAGCGGCAGCAGAGGCTGGCCGAGCAGAAGCTGGCCGAGCAGAAGGCGGCCGAGCAGAAATTGGCCGAGCAGAAGAAGGCCGCCGAGACCAAGGTGGCCGCCGCTCCGCCCGCGCCGGAGCCGCCCAAGCCCCAGCCCATGCAGGAGGCCCAGCGGCCCGCCGCCGTGCCCACCCAGGTGCCCACGCCCCAGACCGCCGCGCCCCAGACCATGGCCCCGGCCGTCAACAACGACCAACCTGCCCGCGTAACCAGCCAGATCGCGCCGGCCTTCCCCCTCCGGGCCGTCCAGATGCGCTGGGAGACCAACCTCGACCACTTCGTGCGGCTGAAGGTGTTCGTGAGCGAACAGGGCCATCCCCTGAAGGTGTCCGTGATCGAGGGCGTGTCTGGTTCCTACGGGTTCGACGAGGCGGCCATCGAGGCGGCCAACAAGTCCTCGTTCAGTCCCGCCGTCCGCGACGGCAAGCCCGTGCGCGGCTGGACGCCCGAGATCGTCTACAAGTTCCCCAAGCGACGTTGA
- a CDS encoding sigma-54 dependent transcriptional regulator, with the protein MNPARALLVDDDPTILEVVGTLLSRHGHEVVGTGSGLRGAQCLRREHFDLAVVDLMLPDLNGLELARQAVANPDTVVVVLSGSTSVETALQAMRMGIYDYVPKPFRAEELEHTLLRAIEKSQLNQENKRLREQIQHKEPGPQMVGRSEAWQHLQTLLRRLAPSPSTVLITGPSGTGKELAARAIHQWSPRAQGPFVAIHCGAIPETLLEDELFGHVRGAYTDARTDRPGRFQQAEGGTLFLDEIGTMPLSLQVKLLRVIQEREFTPLGSARTVKADFRLLAATNEDLSALVAEKRFREDLFYRLNVIPVQLRPLREHRDDIPVLVAHFIRKFARELGLPLKQVEPAALQALEAYGWPGNVRELENAVERAMALGSDPERMLLQDLPAAIAGILPTAAYPRLPQHQGLGRFLEDLERHLVLEALQATGWNKSESARRLGMRRTTLLHRLKALGIPLNPMDEAESALAQESHDA; encoded by the coding sequence ATGAATCCAGCCCGGGCTCTGCTGGTGGACGACGATCCCACCATCCTCGAGGTGGTGGGCACCCTGTTATCCCGCCATGGGCACGAGGTGGTGGGCACCGGCTCGGGGCTGCGGGGCGCTCAGTGCCTGCGGCGCGAGCACTTCGACCTGGCGGTGGTGGACCTCATGTTGCCGGATCTGAACGGCCTGGAACTGGCCCGTCAGGCCGTGGCCAATCCCGACACGGTGGTGGTGGTGCTGTCGGGTTCGACTTCCGTCGAGACGGCCCTCCAGGCCATGCGGATGGGCATCTACGACTATGTGCCCAAGCCCTTCCGGGCTGAGGAACTGGAGCACACGCTCCTGCGGGCCATCGAGAAGTCGCAGCTGAACCAGGAGAACAAGCGGCTCCGCGAGCAGATCCAGCACAAGGAGCCCGGCCCCCAGATGGTGGGCCGGTCCGAGGCGTGGCAGCACCTCCAGACCCTGCTCCGCCGGCTGGCGCCGTCGCCCTCCACGGTGCTCATCACCGGGCCTTCGGGGACCGGCAAGGAACTGGCGGCCCGCGCCATCCACCAGTGGAGCCCCCGGGCCCAGGGCCCCTTCGTGGCCATCCACTGCGGGGCCATCCCGGAGACGCTGCTGGAGGACGAGCTCTTCGGCCATGTGCGCGGGGCCTACACGGACGCCCGCACCGACCGCCCGGGGCGTTTCCAGCAGGCCGAGGGCGGCACCCTCTTCCTGGACGAGATCGGCACCATGCCCCTCAGCTTGCAGGTGAAGCTGCTGCGGGTGATCCAGGAGCGGGAGTTCACGCCGCTGGGTTCGGCGCGTACGGTGAAGGCGGACTTCCGCCTGCTGGCGGCCACCAATGAGGATCTGAGCGCCCTGGTGGCGGAAAAGCGGTTCCGCGAGGACCTCTTCTACCGCCTGAATGTGATCCCCGTGCAGCTGCGGCCGCTGCGGGAGCACCGGGACGACATTCCGGTGCTCGTGGCCCACTTCATCCGCAAGTTCGCCCGGGAGCTGGGCCTGCCACTGAAGCAGGTCGAGCCCGCCGCCCTGCAGGCCCTGGAAGCCTATGGCTGGCCGGGCAATGTGCGTGAACTGGAGAACGCCGTGGAGCGGGCCATGGCACTGGGCTCCGATCCCGAGCGGATGCTGCTTCAGGACCTCCCGGCGGCCATCGCCGGCATCCTGCCGACGGCGGCCTACCCGCGTCTGCCCCAGCACCAGGGGCTCGGCCGGTTCCTGGAGGACCTGGAGCGCCACCTGGTCCTCGAGGCCCTCCAGGCCACCGGCTGGAACAAGAGCGAATCCGCCCGCCGCCTCGGCATGCGCCGCACCACCCTGCTGCACCGCCTGAAAGCCCTGGGTATTCCGCTGAACCCCATGGATGAAGCGGAATCGGCCCTGGCCCAGGAGTCCCACGATGCGTGA
- a CDS encoding ComEC/Rec2 family competence protein, with product MLSRSSLWQRLSGASLWPLAWALAAACTVPWLVPERWDGQLAGRWVALGALVWALTLPLLRQRRWVIVPLALGLAGFTFLGLARKARWEAALPSGFLAVEGRIAAPWTLQGERLRTQLELSAPETLRGLALPLTVPAEGELPPPAPGTPVRLRADLRPIQPAPVFLAERPLWRARSDEAPRRIHLSSAQLMEATGPPAPSLLLRLQTLARRRFEALPLGPTARDLWGALALGIPPADEAHFSVFAESGTLHILVVSGLQVTLVMAALEALWRRLRLHGAATGSIAAGLLYSALVGFSAPVWRGLFMGVAWALGRSSGWKLPPVAGLHLALLLWLLGHPAAGAEPGFLLAWWALLGLLWGAEPLAGLASPMLGRLALPFGRLAAPWLSTLPLLALLHGGAPWWGILANLLVLPLVAFLTPVCLALILVPVPGVTQGAAALLTWMGDRLVPALTGIAPLATGVLWPWLLLTLGWLTLAHRQGTLRRTRALTVGLVILSLGLLGFHGTGRAPATLSLESVDIGQGDALLLRVPGGGATLIDTGPGPWSGRRLARVLSRRGVREPVHLVLTHAHGDHAGGWATLSRLWPLAATSVPVTAEEEDPWLPFRPSAGADPAGLLRGDAWARGEAAFSVCWPSSAFALPDANMESVVLRVTWRDRELWLMGDALATQERDLLDLGDPGPFPHRLLKAGHHGSRNASDPAWVAALKPEVVLIPAGFHNRFEHPHPETLATFRREGLIPWITGPSQGLRVSAQAGGWRIETGEGATAFTPLRKSPTP from the coding sequence ATGCTTTCCAGATCCAGCCTGTGGCAGCGCCTGTCCGGGGCTTCGCTCTGGCCCCTGGCCTGGGCCCTGGCGGCCGCCTGCACCGTGCCATGGCTGGTCCCGGAGCGCTGGGACGGTCAGCTCGCCGGCCGCTGGGTCGCCCTCGGCGCTCTGGTTTGGGCCCTCACCTTGCCCCTGCTCCGGCAGCGCCGATGGGTCATCGTGCCCCTCGCCCTCGGCCTGGCGGGATTCACCTTCCTGGGGCTGGCCCGCAAGGCCCGCTGGGAAGCCGCCCTGCCCTCGGGTTTCCTGGCCGTGGAAGGCCGCATCGCGGCCCCCTGGACGCTGCAGGGCGAACGGCTGCGCACCCAGCTCGAGCTGTCCGCACCGGAAACCCTCCGCGGCCTCGCCCTGCCCCTCACGGTGCCCGCCGAGGGCGAGCTTCCCCCACCTGCTCCCGGCACGCCGGTGCGCCTGCGCGCGGACCTGCGTCCCATCCAGCCCGCGCCGGTCTTCCTCGCGGAGCGCCCGCTCTGGCGGGCCCGCAGCGACGAAGCGCCCCGGCGCATCCACCTGTCTTCGGCCCAGTTGATGGAGGCGACCGGCCCGCCTGCACCCTCGCTTCTGCTGCGCCTTCAGACCCTGGCCCGGCGGCGCTTCGAGGCCCTGCCCCTGGGCCCCACCGCCAGGGACCTGTGGGGCGCGCTCGCCCTGGGCATCCCCCCGGCGGACGAGGCCCACTTCAGCGTGTTCGCCGAGAGCGGCACCCTCCACATCCTGGTGGTCTCAGGCCTGCAGGTGACCCTGGTGATGGCGGCCCTGGAAGCACTGTGGCGACGCCTGCGCCTGCACGGCGCGGCCACCGGCTCCATCGCGGCCGGGCTGCTGTACTCGGCCCTGGTGGGCTTTTCCGCGCCGGTGTGGCGCGGCCTCTTCATGGGCGTCGCCTGGGCCCTCGGACGCAGCAGCGGCTGGAAGCTGCCGCCGGTGGCCGGGCTGCACCTGGCCCTGCTGCTCTGGCTGCTGGGGCATCCCGCCGCCGGCGCAGAACCAGGCTTCCTGCTGGCCTGGTGGGCCCTGCTGGGCCTGCTCTGGGGCGCCGAGCCCCTGGCGGGCCTGGCCTCCCCGATGCTGGGCCGCCTCGCCCTGCCCTTCGGGCGGCTGGCCGCGCCCTGGCTCTCCACCCTGCCCCTGCTGGCGCTGCTCCATGGGGGTGCGCCCTGGTGGGGCATCCTCGCCAACCTGCTGGTGCTGCCCCTGGTGGCCTTCCTCACGCCCGTCTGCCTGGCCCTGATCCTGGTGCCCGTCCCGGGGGTCACCCAGGGCGCCGCCGCCCTGCTGACCTGGATGGGCGATCGGCTGGTGCCGGCCCTCACGGGCATCGCGCCGCTGGCCACGGGGGTCCTCTGGCCCTGGCTCCTGCTGACGCTGGGCTGGCTCACCCTCGCCCACCGGCAGGGGACCCTGAGGCGCACCCGGGCCCTGACCGTGGGGCTTGTGATCCTGTCGCTGGGCCTGCTCGGCTTCCACGGCACGGGCCGGGCGCCGGCCACCCTGTCCCTGGAATCCGTGGACATCGGCCAGGGGGATGCCCTGCTCCTGCGGGTGCCCGGAGGAGGGGCCACGCTGATCGACACGGGTCCGGGGCCCTGGAGCGGCCGCCGCCTCGCCCGCGTCCTGAGCCGGCGCGGCGTGCGCGAGCCCGTCCACCTGGTGCTCACCCACGCCCACGGGGACCACGCCGGCGGCTGGGCCACGCTGTCCCGGCTCTGGCCCCTGGCCGCCACTTCGGTGCCCGTCACGGCGGAGGAGGAGGATCCCTGGCTCCCCTTCCGCCCCTCCGCGGGCGCGGATCCTGCGGGTCTCCTGCGAGGCGATGCGTGGGCCCGAGGCGAAGCGGCCTTCAGCGTCTGCTGGCCTTCCTCAGCCTTCGCCCTGCCGGACGCCAACATGGAATCGGTGGTGCTGCGGGTCACCTGGCGGGACCGGGAGCTCTGGCTCATGGGCGATGCCCTGGCCACCCAGGAGCGGGACCTCCTGGACCTGGGCGACCCCGGCCCCTTCCCCCATCGCCTGTTGAAGGCCGGACACCACGGCAGCCGCAACGCCTCGGACCCCGCCTGGGTCGCGGCCCTGAAGCCCGAGGTGGTCCTCATCCCCGCCGGCTTCCACAACCGCTTCGAGCATCCGCACCCGGAGACGCTGGCCACCTTCCGTCGCGAGGGCCTGATCCCCTGGATCACGGGCCCCTCCCAGGGCCTTCGCGTCTCCGCCCAGGCCGGAGGCTGGCGCATCGAAACCGGCGAAGGTGCGACGGCCTTCACGCCCCTGCGAAAAAGCCCGACGCCCTGA
- a CDS encoding phosphorylase has protein sequence MRLLLSAFAPELGSLAGDPPAGWETATVGVGAVTAAAVTARLLAARSPEAVLFLGTCGRYDARLGLFEELWASQAIATSLEELRGGAYRPGIERVRWDATLKGPLPSQGVAVPPAITRTLEGAALLASVAPVEHLELTGIFAACHAAGVPCAGALVVVNDVGPEAQAQWTANHAEGSRRLVDRLRASGFFAGA, from the coding sequence ATGAGACTCCTGCTGTCCGCCTTCGCCCCCGAACTGGGCTCCCTCGCCGGGGATCCGCCCGCGGGCTGGGAAACGGCCACTGTGGGCGTGGGCGCCGTGACCGCGGCCGCCGTCACGGCCCGCCTGCTGGCGGCGCGAAGCCCCGAGGCCGTGCTCTTCCTGGGCACCTGTGGGCGCTACGATGCCCGTCTGGGCCTGTTCGAGGAGCTGTGGGCCTCCCAGGCCATCGCGACCTCGCTGGAGGAACTGCGCGGGGGGGCCTACCGCCCCGGGATCGAGCGGGTCCGCTGGGATGCCACGCTGAAGGGGCCGCTGCCATCCCAGGGGGTGGCCGTGCCACCCGCCATCACCAGAACCTTGGAAGGCGCGGCCCTGCTCGCTTCCGTGGCGCCGGTGGAGCACCTGGAACTCACCGGCATCTTCGCGGCCTGCCATGCGGCGGGCGTGCCTTGCGCCGGGGCGCTGGTGGTGGTGAACGATGTGGGGCCGGAGGCCCAGGCCCAGTGGACGGCCAACCACGCCGAGGGCAGCCGGCGGCTGGTGGACCGCCTCAGGGCGTCGGGCTTTTTCGCAGGGGCGTGA
- a CDS encoding DNA cytosine methyltransferase, producing the protein MRVLELFSGLGGWRCALRDRGTVAAAYDVSEAANATYALNHGHQPTPRELAAVPQQELAAHCADTWLMSPPCQPFCRMGNHQGLEDRRSRAFLHLMDLFREAPPDHLVLENVGGFLGSDAHALLSERIRAHGMHRLDLEACPSRFGLPNQRPRVFIVASRKPLEPRPLPDLPPRPLASFLDPEEDEGLYLDPDTLARHGHGMDLVEPGDQRSTCFIGGYGRRFVGSGSFLKTARGVRRFSPSEAARLLGLPEGFRFPEAVSLEVRYRLLGNGLSIPVAAWTLDHL; encoded by the coding sequence ATGCGCGTCCTGGAACTGTTCTCGGGGCTTGGAGGCTGGCGCTGCGCCCTCCGGGACCGGGGCACCGTGGCCGCCGCCTACGATGTGAGCGAGGCCGCCAATGCGACCTACGCTCTGAACCACGGCCACCAGCCCACGCCCCGGGAACTGGCCGCGGTGCCACAGCAGGAGCTGGCCGCCCATTGTGCCGACACTTGGCTCATGAGCCCGCCCTGCCAGCCCTTCTGCCGCATGGGGAACCACCAGGGCTTGGAGGATCGGCGCTCGCGGGCCTTCCTCCACCTGATGGACCTCTTCCGGGAAGCGCCGCCGGATCATCTGGTCCTGGAGAATGTGGGCGGCTTTCTGGGCTCGGATGCCCATGCGCTGCTGTCGGAGCGGATCCGGGCCCACGGCATGCACCGGTTGGATCTCGAGGCCTGCCCCAGCCGCTTCGGGCTGCCCAACCAGCGGCCCCGCGTCTTCATCGTGGCCTCGCGGAAACCCCTGGAACCGAGGCCGCTGCCGGACCTCCCCCCGCGCCCCCTCGCCAGTTTCCTGGATCCGGAGGAAGACGAGGGGCTGTACCTGGATCCCGACACCCTCGCCCGCCACGGCCACGGCATGGACCTGGTGGAGCCCGGGGACCAGCGCAGCACCTGCTTCATCGGCGGCTATGGCCGTCGCTTCGTGGGCAGCGGCTCCTTCCTGAAGACTGCGCGTGGCGTGCGCCGCTTCTCACCCTCCGAAGCCGCCCGGTTGCTCGGGTTGCCCGAGGGCTTCCGCTTTCCTGAAGCCGTGTCCCTGGAAGTCCGGTACCGGCTGCTGGGGAACGGCCTGTCCATTCCCGTCGCGGCCTGGACCCTGGATCATCTGTAG